A part of Pararhizobium sp. A13 genomic DNA contains:
- a CDS encoding AraC family transcriptional regulator has protein sequence MNAISKAVWFIESHFAKDISLDEIAETAGLSRYHLSRVFGLTTGRSISGYIRARRLSAAAAALADGAPSILAVALDAGYNSHEAFTRAFRDHFGVTPEEVRNRGHIGDLDLMEPIRMDTAPLPKLEGPRFETTPAMLMAGLQQTYDYGGNAGIPSQWQQFNAYFGEIPGQIGNVAYGICTQEEGQDASFQYMTAVEVRDTDGLPAGFQCLKLPAQTYAVFAHRGHISGIQATCDAIFTDWLPCSDYKHTGLPDLMERYDDRFDPRTGMGLTEIWIPVKN, from the coding sequence ATGAACGCTATCAGCAAGGCGGTGTGGTTCATCGAGAGCCATTTCGCCAAGGATATTTCACTGGATGAAATCGCGGAGACGGCGGGTCTCTCCCGCTATCACCTGTCGCGTGTCTTCGGCCTGACGACAGGCCGGTCGATCAGTGGCTATATCCGGGCCCGGCGTCTCAGCGCTGCGGCCGCAGCGCTCGCCGATGGCGCACCCAGCATTCTCGCAGTCGCCCTTGATGCGGGCTACAACTCGCATGAAGCCTTCACCCGTGCCTTCCGCGATCATTTTGGCGTGACGCCGGAAGAGGTCCGCAACCGGGGGCACATTGGCGATCTCGATCTCATGGAGCCTATCCGCATGGACACCGCACCCCTCCCCAAACTGGAAGGACCCCGTTTTGAAACCACGCCTGCCATGCTGATGGCGGGGCTGCAGCAAACCTACGACTATGGCGGCAACGCCGGCATTCCCTCGCAATGGCAGCAGTTCAACGCGTATTTCGGCGAAATTCCCGGCCAGATCGGCAACGTCGCCTATGGCATCTGCACGCAGGAGGAAGGCCAGGACGCCAGCTTCCAATATATGACCGCTGTCGAAGTGCGCGATACCGATGGGCTGCCGGCGGGCTTCCAATGCCTGAAGCTTCCCGCCCAGACCTATGCGGTGTTTGCCCATCGCGGCCACATCTCCGGCATCCAGGCCACCTGCGATGCGATCTTCACCGACTGGCTGCCCTGCTCCGACTACAAGCACACCGGACTCCCGGACCTGATGGAACGCTATGACGACCGATTCGACCCACGAACAGGCATGGGGCTGACCGAAATATGGATTCCGGTTAAGAATTAA
- a CDS encoding TetR/AcrR family transcriptional regulator: MSGHEEKLAEPNLTETLGSENCPAGAYALPGRRAAGEDPAKREQIIDGAKRVFMSMGFDAASMNDITREAGVSKGTIYVYFENKEELFAAMIERERNRVVQTVKHALDDHEAIEEALFDFGLTLTTHITSDPTIRAMRMVVGVSDRMPQLAKRFFAATPENGFTVLRAYLDRQVAAGALHIEDTDLAARQFIELCLAGMLKRRLFSEMTEAPERGYIEKAVSSAIRLFQAGYGPKAENR; this comes from the coding sequence ATGTCCGGACACGAAGAAAAATTGGCAGAACCGAATTTGACGGAGACCTTGGGCAGTGAGAACTGTCCGGCCGGCGCATACGCTCTTCCCGGCCGCCGCGCCGCCGGTGAGGATCCGGCAAAACGCGAGCAGATCATCGATGGCGCCAAGCGCGTGTTCATGAGCATGGGCTTCGACGCCGCCAGCATGAACGACATCACGCGGGAAGCTGGCGTATCGAAGGGCACCATCTACGTCTATTTCGAAAACAAGGAAGAATTGTTTGCGGCGATGATCGAGCGTGAGCGCAACCGCGTCGTTCAGACCGTCAAACATGCGCTCGACGATCACGAGGCGATCGAAGAGGCGCTTTTCGACTTCGGCCTGACGCTGACCACGCACATCACCTCCGACCCCACGATCCGCGCCATGCGCATGGTGGTGGGCGTCAGCGACCGCATGCCTCAACTGGCCAAGCGCTTTTTCGCGGCGACGCCGGAAAACGGCTTCACCGTCCTTCGGGCCTATCTCGACAGGCAGGTCGCCGCCGGCGCGCTCCACATCGAGGATACCGACCTGGCCGCCCGGCAATTCATCGAACTCTGCCTGGCTGGCATGTTGAAGCGCCGCCTGTTCAGCGAAATGACCGAAGCGCCCGAACGAGGCTATATCGAAAAAGCCGTGTCCTCGGCCATCAGGCTGTTCCAGGCGGGCTACGGCCCCAAGGCGGAAAATCGCTGA
- a CDS encoding SRPBCC family protein, with translation MLKILLIIVAVIVVLLLAVVVFASTKPDVFHIERTAAINAPPEKIFPLINDFHQWQSWSPYEKLDPSMTRSITGAEIGKGAVYAWDGSGKAGAGRMEIVESAPSSKILIKLDFSRPFEAHNTATFTLAPGAQGTTVTWAMDGANPLIAKVMGLFFDMDQMIGKDFAQGLENLKAITEK, from the coding sequence ATGCTGAAAATTCTGCTGATTATCGTCGCCGTCATTGTTGTGCTATTGCTGGCTGTTGTCGTGTTCGCCTCGACCAAGCCGGATGTGTTCCACATTGAGCGAACGGCGGCGATCAATGCACCGCCGGAGAAGATCTTTCCGTTGATCAACGATTTCCACCAATGGCAGTCCTGGTCGCCCTATGAAAAGCTCGACCCTTCGATGACGCGCTCGATCACCGGCGCCGAAATCGGAAAGGGCGCCGTCTATGCCTGGGACGGCAGCGGCAAGGCCGGGGCAGGGCGGATGGAGATTGTCGAATCGGCGCCGTCTTCGAAAATCCTGATCAAGCTCGATTTCAGCCGACCTTTCGAGGCCCACAATACGGCCACCTTCACGCTTGCGCCGGGGGCTCAAGGGACAACGGTGACGTGGGCGATGGACGGGGCGAACCCGCTCATCGCCAAGGTCATGGGCCTGTTCTTCGATATGGATCAGATGATCGGCAAGGACTTTGCGCAGGGGTTGGAAAACCTCAAGGCGATCACGGAAAAATAG
- a CDS encoding VOC family protein — MRLNHIDLYSADVAATARFFLDHLDFLLIDKRGNDQFYHLTDGSGLVLVISPPIEKLGGADQVALDAQTYHIGFLLESSADVDGIFGQLATAGLLIADPRNMHGAYAFYVTIPGNILVEFAHRP, encoded by the coding sequence ATGCGATTGAACCATATCGACCTTTACAGTGCCGACGTTGCTGCCACCGCGCGTTTCTTCCTCGATCATCTCGATTTCCTGCTGATCGACAAGCGCGGCAATGATCAATTCTACCATCTGACGGATGGCTCCGGCCTGGTCCTCGTCATCAGCCCGCCGATCGAAAAGCTCGGTGGCGCTGATCAGGTGGCGCTGGATGCCCAGACCTACCACATTGGCTTTCTTCTGGAGAGCTCCGCTGATGTGGATGGCATATTTGGACAGCTTGCGACCGCGGGCCTTTTGATCGCCGACCCCCGCAACATGCATGGCGCCTATGCCTTCTATGTCACCATTCCCGGCAACATCCTGGTGGAATTCGCCCATCGGCCGTGA
- a CDS encoding TerC family protein — protein sequence MQDILLLMQDPTAWIALITLIVMEVVLGIDNLIFISILTNKLPPENRESARRIGIGLALVMRLALLGTVAWIVQLTTPVFEAFGHGFSWKDMILIAGGLFLVWKATKEIHHNVDPADHEEDFIASSVTTGFTAAIGQILLLDLVFSVDSIITAVGMTPHLPIMVVAVIVAVTVMLVASGPLARFIEKNPTIVMLALGFLLMIGTTLIAEGAGFHVPKGYVYAAMAFSALVEVLNMLSRRKRQREKALKQ from the coding sequence ATGCAGGACATTTTGCTCCTCATGCAAGATCCGACTGCCTGGATCGCCCTGATCACGCTGATCGTCATGGAAGTCGTGCTTGGCATCGACAACCTCATTTTCATCTCGATCCTGACCAATAAACTGCCGCCGGAAAACCGCGAAAGCGCCCGCCGCATCGGGATCGGCCTCGCGCTGGTGATGCGGCTTGCGCTGCTCGGGACGGTCGCCTGGATCGTGCAGCTGACGACGCCGGTGTTCGAAGCCTTCGGCCATGGTTTCTCCTGGAAGGACATGATCCTGATCGCCGGTGGCCTGTTCCTCGTCTGGAAGGCCACCAAGGAAATCCACCACAATGTCGATCCGGCTGACCATGAAGAGGACTTCATCGCCAGCTCGGTGACGACCGGCTTTACCGCCGCGATCGGCCAGATCCTGTTGCTCGATCTCGTCTTCTCCGTCGACAGCATCATCACAGCGGTCGGCATGACGCCGCACCTGCCGATCATGGTCGTCGCCGTCATCGTCGCCGTTACCGTCATGCTGGTCGCCTCCGGCCCGCTCGCCCGCTTCATCGAGAAGAACCCGACCATCGTCATGCTGGCGCTCGGCTTCCTGCTGATGATCGGCACGACGCTGATCGCCGAAGGCGCGGGCTTCCATGTCCCGAAGGGCTATGTCTATGCCGCCATGGCCTTCTCGGCGCTGGTCGAGGTGCTCAACATGCTGTCGCGCCGCAAGCGGCAGAGGGAAAAGGCGCTGAAACAGTAA